Genomic DNA from Cucumis melo cultivar AY chromosome 10, USDA_Cmelo_AY_1.0, whole genome shotgun sequence:
ATAGAGCTAGATTATCTTTTTgctaaaaaaaatagatttgaaaTAAATGCATTTAaagttttttattaaaaaaagtaaaagagaagatttaactttcaatttttatttatcaaTGGAAAATATAATAAGGTTAAATAAGTTATCTACATTCTATGATTTTATACTTaaagatttaaatttattatttaagattttaaatattttataacaaGGTAATTCAATTGCATCTAAAATAGATAATCATTTTCACTACCATCTAGGCTAAGCAAATCATTTAAAACTATCCTAACCTTATTTTACAAACCAGTTGAAACTTactatgatttaaaattaattaaaaaataatgactatctaaaatataatataacttAATAAATTCTTAAAATATAATGTAGCTATTCTCTTCCAACtattaagaaaatatttatagtgTTAAAGGGATCGTTGTTATTAGACCGATCAAATGTTTACAAAAAAACATGTCTATGTAATGTCGTACAACCATGTATGGGGGTTCACGCATGTCCAATGCCGGAAGCTCAAGAAAGTTGGTGACTTGATGACGGAAAACCGACAACCAAAGTTCTAGTGTACAACGACCGTAATTATAACGATCTACGACCCTAAATACAGCGAAATTCCTTACAAACATAAAAAGCCGACGTAATAATTGTAATGAATTATTAATAAATCGATAAGAATGGAAACCATTAGCTAATAACTTAATTATAAGTTAGAATAGTgcaaaaaaaaatctaaccaTTGTAATTATAACAATCCGTACACCCAAAAGTAATGTGTGAATTTGAAGTTTTAACATAGACTAGAATGAGCTTGGTTTGAAGTTATGGTGATGGAGTGTGTCTTGAAGGTTAATTTTGTCATCTTTGTGGGCTTAACGTGGAGGCCTACATGTATCGGTTAATCAGAGCTATAAGCTCAGAGATTATAGAACATGGGAACAAAAAAGAGGaaataaaaatttctttttttttttttcttctttggattaatttaattactcctttttctttttcgacCATTGCGGCGTGGACTTTTTGTTGTCTCAGCTCAATTTTCAGATCCCGATATCAAAAAACCCAACTTTTGGTATATTCCAGAAACCGCCTGTTTCTGATTTCGTTACTTTTCCGTTTGGATTCATGGGTGAAGATGATGAacagccgccgccgccgccgccgccgtcgaaATCTAAGCCTTTTGCGTTGAGACCCACTATTAATCTGCCACCACGGACTTCTATGGAGTCCCTCTTCAGCGGTGGCCCGGGTTTGGGATTTGGGTTCAGCCCAGGTCCGATGACTCTTGTCTCGAGCTTTTTCTCTGATTCCGACGACTGCAAGTCTTTTTCTCAGCTCCTCGCCGGAGCTATGGCGTCGCCGGTGGCTGCCGTTCCTCCGTCGACGTCTGAGTTTAAGTCTTCTCCCGGTCTGCTTGATTCTCCGGGGCTTTTTTCGCCTGGTCAAGTAATTACTTACAAAATTCACACTTTGTTGATAATCTTAATGTTCGActtcagattttttttttttttggttctttTACGACGGAATTTTGCCAACTGAAAAAATTTCCGACAGACTAGTTTTTATAGTTTTTGGACAATTATGAGAAAAATCCGGATCACGTTGTCTTTAATGTTCTTCAATGGCTTTTTTAGGACAATCGATTATTAGATTCTTCTTACTAAGCATGTAATGTCATACTCCTCATTTCTCTCAAATGGGTGTTGGTTTTTATGGCATATGTTTTTGTTTCATATATGCTTATTCATAGTTGAAGAAGCAAAATGATTGTATTAATGAAGACGGTTTGCGTGGATGGACGAACTATTAGCTATGCTCAAATGGGCAAATTTTAGCCTTCATTATGATGTTAGATGGTTCGTCTCTTCCTTTGCAGTTTTGAACTATACCttcatttgaatatttcatgGTTTGAATTGTtgtaaaagaaataaagatGTGAATTATTAATCTTTAAATGGGCATAGAGCCAGAGTTTACAACTGAATGTTCGTCTTTGTAGTTTAATCAATGATAAGTTAAGATTTTTAGCTATAAGGTTACTCCATTAAGAAATCTGGCCACCTTCTTTTGCAGGTGAAAATTTTTCTTGATGTTTATAACTTTATATTATCAATGTAACTTGTTGGAACGCATTGGATTCATTATGTTGCACTACGAACGACCTAGTACTGGATTCTCACTGCTTAATTTTCATAATTGAGCATATGTAGTTATTTACGTTTTTGACCTTATCGTTCAAAGGAATGCAATATATAAACTCTCTAATTTGGAGGTGTCCCTCTGGACATAGCTAATATACCGTTAATGAACCACGTATATCTGTGTGTCAAACTTTACATTATTTCTATGGTTTAACTGTTGATTTCGTAACATAACTTATTTTACATAGACGTAATAGCAATGGTTTTTGGTAGTGGATGACTTTTCCATACAAAGATATAAATGGCAATGTTGTTCTTTCTTATATAAGACATAGTAAAGTGTTGGCTCTCACCTTTtctgttctttttcttttttccctacGGCTTGTTATAGGGACCTTTCGGAATGACCCATCAGCAGGCTTTGGCTCAGGTTACTATGCAGGCTGTAGAAGCCTATTCTCATAATCAAATGCAAGCCGCGTCCTTTTCTTCATCGGTAGCACCTTCTGCATCCTCCTTGCAGCTTTTGACATCCTTACCGGGAGAGAAGACTAAAGATCAGCTGATGCAACTTCCATTCCATAACTCTTCAGTTGCATCCAAGGAGCCATCGGATAACTCTCAATCAGAGCAGAGATTGCAATTGTCTTCGTGCAATGTTGATAAACCTGCTGATGACGGATACAATTGGAGAAAATATGGACAGAAACAAGTGAAGGGCAGTGAATTTCCTCGAAGCTACTATAAGTGCACGCACCCGAATTGTCCTGTCAAGAAAAAGGTTGAACGATCTTTGGAAGGACAAGTTACTGAAATTATCTACAAGGGCGAGCACAACCATAAACGGCCTCAACCAAATAAGCGATCAAAGGATGTCGGAAATTCTAATGGATATTCGATTGTTCATGGAAATCTTGAGCTATCTTCTCAAGTTCGGAGTGGATATTTGAATAAATTGGACGAGGAGACATCTATCTCTTCCATCGGAAAGAAGGATCAAGAATCAAGTCGTGTCACAAACGATCAGTTCTCGGGCAATAGTGATGGTGAGGGAGGGAGTGAGATAGAAACAGGAGTGAACCGAAAAGATGAAGACGAACCTGATGCCAAGAGACGGTAAGCATTTTCATGTAGAAGCATCATACATTTTCAACTTAACGAGTATATAGCTACTTCTTATTTCTTGATTGATGTGCGGAATAATCTACCTCTATTATGCAGGAATACTGAGGTTAGAAATTCTGAGCCAGCATCTTCTCATAGAACTCTAACAGAATCCAGAATCATTGTGCAGACTACAAGTGAAGTTGATCTATTGGACGATGGTTACAGGTGGCGTAAGTATGGGCAGAAAATTGTTAAAGGAAACCCTTACCCTAGGTCAGTCACGACTCAATGAGTGTGCTTTGTATTGAAAAGCAGTGATCTTAGAAATTCAAACACTTCAAAACTAATATCTTCCTTGGTTGTAATTAGAAAATGCCAAGACTGATTTGACTGATGGCTAATGATTATTCCTATGTGTGATTGagattgtttttctaattttatcgAGTGATCTTCATTGTAGGAGCTATTATAAATGCACAACTCCAGGATGCAATGTTCGTAAACATGTTGAGAGAGCTTCAACTGACCCGAAAGCTGTCATCACGACATACGAAGGTAAACACAATCATGATGTTCCACTTGGTAAAACCAGCAGCCACAGTTCAGTCAGCAGTAACATTTCTCAGCTAAAATCACAAAATATAGTTActgagaaaaaaaattcaagtaACAACACTGATCGTGGGAACTCCCATCAACAGCCCACCGGACTTTTACGGTTAAAGGAAGAACAAATAACATAGTTTCATCAACTTATGAGCAAAAGAAATCAGAAACCATCATGATAATATAACTTCACTGGCAGTTTCTCTCTGCTTGTTTTATATTTCCCACTTCAAAAGCCTTACATTACATCTATACCATTTTGTTCACTTGTTCATATACAGTTAAAAGGGAGAAGAGAACAGAAGAATTTACAATATGAGGAATTAGATTGTAATGGTTGTTGTATCTAAGATAGGTACCCGAAAGAATATTGCATCAAATCTACCTTTGCATTCTTTTGTAAATGGAATACAGGTAAATGAATCTATATTACTAACTCATGGTTCTGATCTGTTCCATCTTAATTATAGTGTGAACTATCTCTGGTTTTTTACTTGAAGCTTGCCAAGTTTCCCTTTTGGGTCTTGGAAGTTTTCTGTTTCAAAGATGGATCAGGAAATGCATTCTTCTCTAGCCTGACTTGCTTGTCTGACTGACTTGATTCAACAAGCAAGCGAGGGAATCCCTCTTTCCTCTACAGTCTGCATTATGGTATGTATTCAAATGGGGTCAGAGGATCATCTTCATCAAATTCTTGACCACATAGCAATGCAACGTTAGGATGTTGACCATCCTATTTATTTATTCAGTGACAAATCATACTCATTATCTACATTGGTTACAGAAGGGATCTGGTCAAAATGGTTCAAGTGAGATTAATAAACTGTAATTGGGGTTACATCTCAAATGTCAGAATGTTTGCTATtcatatttatatcatttgCAATTTGGCTCTAAGGTTTAGAGGAGTGCGTCATATGTATATTCTTAGGTATTTGTTTCAAGCATCAAATGACCCCAAGTCTATGGGCACCTTTCAATTTATATCCTTTCATATTTTCTCTCTTATAAAATTTGATCCCTCCCTTTGTTCATAGACACAACTAACACATTGGTAGTAAATCACATAGACCTCtatgtcaatttttttttactgtttATGCCTCTTTACTTTTGTTTAAATTGTCGATTTCATAATATCCGAACTTTTAAGTAAGTGGATGGGCCAAGGAAGATAGAGTTGAAAGTTGTGAAAGTCGTGGACTACTCAATTTGATTTGTTTAGCTAGAAGCTGTGGCTAGAAGTTCCATGTGAAAATGAAAGCCAACATTCTGATTTGTATAAATTATGAAGCTGTTATTAATGTTGCCTCAAGGTTGAACACTCAAGCAAACATTTCCCTCCAACATAGGTAAATATCTCATTCCTTAGCGAGTTAGAACtcattt
This window encodes:
- the LOC103489160 gene encoding probable WRKY transcription factor 4 isoform X2, which codes for MGEDDEQPPPPPPPSKSKPFALRPTINLPPRTSMESLFSGGPGLGFGFSPGPMTLVSSFFSDSDDCKSFSQLLAGAMASPVAAVPPSTSEFKSSPGLLDSPGLFSPGQGPFGMTHQQALAQVTMQAVEAYSHNQMQAASFSSSVAPSASSLQLLTSLPGEKTKDQLMQLPFHNSSVASKEPSDNSQSEQRLQLSSCNVDKPADDGYNWRKYGQKQVKGSEFPRSYYKCTHPNCPVKKKVERSLEGQVTEIIYKGEHNHKRPQPNKRSKDVGNSNGYSIVHGNLELSSQVRSGYLNKLDEETSISSIGKKDQESSRVTNDQFSGNSDGEGGSEIETGVNRKDEDEPDAKRRLQVKLIYWTMVTGGVSMGRKLLKETLTLGAIINAQLQDAMFVNMLRELQLTRKLSSRHTKVNTIMMFHLVKPAATVQSAVTFLS
- the LOC103489160 gene encoding probable WRKY transcription factor 3 isoform X1, encoding MGEDDEQPPPPPPPSKSKPFALRPTINLPPRTSMESLFSGGPGLGFGFSPGPMTLVSSFFSDSDDCKSFSQLLAGAMASPVAAVPPSTSEFKSSPGLLDSPGLFSPGQGPFGMTHQQALAQVTMQAVEAYSHNQMQAASFSSSVAPSASSLQLLTSLPGEKTKDQLMQLPFHNSSVASKEPSDNSQSEQRLQLSSCNVDKPADDGYNWRKYGQKQVKGSEFPRSYYKCTHPNCPVKKKVERSLEGQVTEIIYKGEHNHKRPQPNKRSKDVGNSNGYSIVHGNLELSSQVRSGYLNKLDEETSISSIGKKDQESSRVTNDQFSGNSDGEGGSEIETGVNRKDEDEPDAKRRNTEVRNSEPASSHRTLTESRIIVQTTSEVDLLDDGYRWRKYGQKIVKGNPYPRSYYKCTTPGCNVRKHVERASTDPKAVITTYEGKHNHDVPLGKTSSHSSVSSNISQLKSQNIVTEKKNSSNNTDRGNSHQQPTGLLRLKEEQIT